The window GGATTGGGTGCGTTCGTGACGACCGAGTCAGGATGCCGGCCCGACGAATACTCACTCGGCGCGACGAATGCCCACTCGGGGGCGTGAATACTCACTCGGGGGCGTGAATACTCACTCGGGGGCGTGAATACTCACTCGGGGGCGTGAATACTCACTCGCGCGGGGCGGGGGCGCCTGTCACGGGCCGGGGGCACCGGTTAGGCTCGGACGATGGCTCTGTTCTCGCGGCGCGACAAGAAGACCTCCACCCCCGAAGGGGACGAGGCGACCGACGTTGCGCCCGAGAGCGAGACGCCCGCAGCGCCCGAGCCCGACGTGCCGCAGGTGAACATCTCGGTTTCCACGTTCGGCAAGCCCGCGCCTCGACCGGCCGCCGCGCCCACCGCGCAGCCGGGCGTGCGCCGCGTGCTGCGCGGCCCGGCGGAGGCTCCCGAGCGCACCGAGACGGTGCCGGGACTTCCCGACAACGTGCTCGTGCGCGACGCGCTGGCCGCCCTGCCGGAGGAGCCGGGCGCCGCCGACATCGTCGCGATCATGCGGCAATTGCTGCAGGGGCACCTGTTCGTCCGGGTGCGCGGAGATGCCCGTGCCCAGCTGGCCGAGGGCAAGGACCTCACGATGGCTGTCTCCGCCGTCGGTGATGACCGCTACCTGCTCGCCTTCACCGGCGGCGAAGCGCTGCAGGCGAGCGTGTCCTCCGACGGCGACGCGCAGACCTCGGCGATGGGGCAGCCCGCCCCCGCCATCCTGCGCAACGTCGTCGCGGGCCCCTACGCCGGCATCATCCTCGACCACGCCAGCCCGGGTCGGCGGATCATCCTTCCCCGCGCCCTCGTGGAGAAGGCACTGGCCGAAGTCGATCCGGCCAGCACGATCAAGAACCTGCTCGCCGCGCCCCGCACCGACCAGACCGCGGTCCAGATCGCCGAGGCGCTGACGACGACGCGGATGTGGGTCGCTGCAGGCTCCGTGCCGGGCGAAGACAAGCGCCTGGGCGTCTCCGAGGTGCGCGGCACCGACGGCGCACGTCACCTCGAGGTCTTCACGCACCCGCTCGAAGTGGCAGTCCTGGGCCGCGGCGACCGCGCCGTGCCGCTGACGCCGGAGCAGCTCGCGAAGGCGATCGCGGCGGACGAGGGCCTCAGCGGAGTCGTCATCGACCCGGCGGGGCCGTGGATCCAGCTCGAGCGCGCGCAACTGGAATCGCTCCTCGCCCTCGCCGCATAGCAGGAAGTCCCACCCGCAGTCGCACCTCGACCCGCCGCCGCTGCCGCCCTAGGGTCGGATCATGGCCTCGGAGCGCATCACCCTCACCATCCCCGGTCCCGACGGCGACCGTGAGCTGGGTCTGTCCAGTCCCAACCGGGTGCTGTGGCCGGAGCCGGGGATCACCAAGCACGAACTGGCGGAGTACGTCATCGCTGTCGCCGGCCCGTTCCTGTCCGCCAACGGCAACCGTCCCATTTCGCTGGAACGGTTCCCCGGCGGCATCGACGGCGAGCGGTTCTTCTCCAAGAACCCGCCCAAGGGCGCCCCGGAGTATGTGGACGAGGTGATGTGCACGTACAACAGCGGCCGGCGGCATCCGCAGGTCGTGCTGCGTGAGGCTGCGGCCATCGCCTGGGCGGTGCAGATGAACACCGTCGTGTTCCACCCGTGGGCCTCGCTCGCGGACGACACCGACAACCCCGTCGAGCTGCGCATCGACCTCGACCCGCAGCCGGGCACCGACTTCGCCGACGCCGCCGCCGTCGCCCCGGCACTGCGCGATGTGCTGGCCGAGGCGGGGCTGACGGCGTTCCTCAAGACCAGCGGCAACCGCGGCATCCATGTGTTCTGCCCCATCGAGCCCACCCACGAATTCCTCGAGGTGCGCCACGCCGTCATCGCCGCCGGCCGCGAACTGGAGCGACGGATGCCGGACAAGGTCACCATGAACTGGTGGAAGGAAGAACGAGGCGAACGCATCTTCATCGACTTCAACCAGGCCAACCGCGACCGCACGATGGCCGGCGCCTACAGCCCGCGGGCGCTGCCGGGTGCGACGGTGGCGACCCCGATCACCTGGGACGAGCTGGCAGCGGGAGTGGACCCTGCGGCGTTCACCATCCGCACTGTGCCAGAGCGCCTCGCCGACATCGGCGACCCGTGGGCAGACCTGCAGGCATCCCCGGGGCGCATCGACACGCTGCTGAAGTGGTGGGAGCGCGACGTGGCCGAAGGGCTGGGCGAACTGCCGTTCCCGCCGGAATTCCCCAAGATGCCCGGGGAGCCGCCCCGCGTGCAGCCGAGCCGGGCGCGTCAGCCCGAGGCCGGCTGACCTCTACGGCGCGGGGTGCGTGACGACCGGCACGGCGGAGCCTGCGGCATCCTTCTTGCGCTTGCGCGCCCGCCACCGCTCCGGCGACCCGGCGTCGGCTTCGCTGGGCTTGCGCCGTGCCCAGCGCGCGGGGGTGCTCTCCCCGTCCCAGACCTGCACCGCGCCCCACGCGACCGCGGTGATCGGCACGGCGAGGATCGCCCCGATGATGCCGCTGAGCACGGTGCCGATGGTCAGCGCGATCAGGATGACGAACGCGTGCAGCTTCATCGAGCGGCCCATGAGCACCGGTTGCAGGAAGTTGCCCTCGAGCTGGTTGACGAGCACGACGATGCCCACCACGATCAGCGCCACGACCCAGCCGTTGGCCACGAGCGCGACGAGGGCGGCGAGGATGCCGGCGACGGTCGCACCGACGATCGGGATGAACGCCAGCACGAACACCAGCACCGACAGCGGGAGCCACAGCGGCACCTGCAGGATCCACAGGCCGATGCCGATGCCGATCGCATCCACGGCGGCGACGGCCGCCGTGCCGCGCACGTACGACCCCAGCGTCGAGACCGTCTTGTCGCCGATGCGCACCGCGCGCTCGTAGTTCTCGCCGCGGAACGGCCGCAGCAGGAAGGCCCACATCTGCGGGCCGTCCTTGAGGAAGAAGAACAGCATCGTCACCAGGAGCACGAGGCCGGTGATGAAGTTCGCCACCGCGCCGACGCCCGCCAGCGCCCCCGAGCCGAACTGGGCACTGGTGACGAAGTCGGTGACGGTCCCGATCCATTCGTCGATCTGCGCCTGGTCGATGTTGAGGTTGAGGCTCGACACCCACGCCACGACGCTCTGGATGCCCTCTTCGGCCTGCCCGTACAGCGCGCTCCACTGATCGCGCACCGCCCAGACGATGAGCCACGTGATCCCGCCGAGCACCGCCACGATCGCCAGCAGCGTGATGAGGGTCGCCAGCACCGCCGGCACCCCGTGGCGCCGCATCCAGCTCATCACCGGCGCGAACGCCGAGGCGAGGATGAGTGCCAGCACGAGGGGGATCGTCACGACCGTGATCTGCTGGATGCCGAGGAAGACCGCGGCGGCGACCACGACGACGAGGATCAGCTGCAGCGCGCGGATCGACAGCTTTCCCATGCCGTCCGCCCACAGGCTCCACGGTGCCCGACCGGCGGCGAGATTGACCGACGAGCCGGGGTCCAGCCGCAGCGGTGCGTCGAGGCGGACGGAGCGTGGCTCGCGGTTGAACAGTCCCATCCTTCGACCGTAGCGGCCCGCCAGGGGGCGCGGAGGCGGGTTGACCGCATGCCCCCCATGGCTTAGCAGGCGTGCGGATGCCGCGTTCTACTGCAGCACGTCGGCCAGATCGTATGCCGACACCGTCTCAAGCTGCTCGAACGTGCAGGAAAGCGGGTCGCGGTCGGGCCGCCACCGCTCGAACTGCACGGTGTGGCGGAACCGCCACCCCTCCAGCTGGTCGTACCGCACCTCGAGCACCCGCTCGGGGCGCAGCCGGACGAATGACACGTCCTTCGCGCCCGAGAACCGGGACCGCTCCGTCTCACCGGTCACGGCGCCGCCGGCGGCATCCGTCTCCACGAGCGGGGCGAGTTCGTCGATGAGTTCGAGGCGCCGCCGGTCGCTGAACGCCGCCACGCCGCCCACGTTGTGCAGCTCGCCGTCCTGGCCGTACAGGCCGACCAGGAGCGACCCGACGCCCTGACCGCTCTTATGGATCCGGTACCCCAGTGCCACGACGTCTGCGGTGCGCGCGTGCTTGATCTTCAGCATGGTGCGCTTGCCGGGGGCATACGGCTGATCCAGGCCCTTGGCCACCACGCCGTCCAGCCCCGCCCCCTCGAACTCGGCGAGCCAGCGCCGCGCCCGCGCGGCATCCTCGGTCGTGCGGGTCACATGCACCGGCGCGGGGAGCGATCCGAGCAGGTCCACCAGTTCCGCGCGGCGCTCGGCGAACGGGCGATCCTGCAGATCGCGGTCGCCGCGGGCGAGCAGGTCGAACGCGATGAACATCGCGGGGGTCTGTTGCGACAGCAGCGTGACCCGCGACGCGGCAGGGTGGATCCGCTGCGAAAGCGTCGGCCAATCAAGGCGCTGCGCCCCCGGCTCACCGACCGCGACGACGATCTCCCCATCGACCAGGCACGGCTCCGGCAGCAGCCGCGCGAACGCGTCGACGAGTTCGGGGAAGTAGCGGGTCAGCGGCTTGGCGCCGCGCGAGCCGATCTCCACGTCGCTGCCGTCCCAGGCCACCAGGGCCCGGAATCCGTCCCACTTCGGCTCGAAGCTCAGCCCGTCCCGGTCGGGGATGTCGGGCACGGATTTGGCGAGCATGGGGGCGGGGATGTCGTACATGCGCACCATCCTGCCGGTCGCACCGGCCGGGCGGGAGGGGTGGGCCGTCCACTCGCAACCGGGGGGCGAGCGAGGCATACTCGGGAGTATGCGCCCGGTCTTCGAATTTCTTGCCGCGCAACCCGTCCTCACCGCTTTCCTCCTCGTCGGACTGGGATCGGCGGTCGGTCGCATCCGCATCGCGGGCGTCTCGCTCGGCGCGATCGGGGTGCTGTTCGGCGCGATGGCGCTGACCGCCTGGGGTGTCGCGCTGGGCGTCCCGATCGAACTGCCGGCGACGATCGGCGACACCGGTCTGGTGCTGTTCGCATTCTGTGTCGGACTCATCGCCGGCCCCGGGTTCGGCCATGCCCTGCGCACCGCGTATCCGCTGCTGCTCGCGGTGACCGGTTGCCTCGTGGTCGCCGCGGCCGCCGCCTTCTTCGTGGGGCGGGCCATGGGCGTGTCCCCCATGACCATCGCCGGCACCTTCGCCGGGGCGCTGACGAACACCCCCGCGCTCGCCGCCACCGGCGGCAGTCCGGAGGCGACCGTCGGCTACGCCAGCGCGTACGTGTTCGGCGTCGTCGGGGCGATGGTCGCGGTGGGACTGGCGCTGCGCCATCGTGCGTCCGACACCGACGCGCAGCCGCCGCTGATCGACAAGGCCGTGCACATCGACACCACCGAGCGCCCGACGGCCGCCACGCTCAGCCATCGCCACGGCGGCCGCGTCACCTTCTCCCGGCTGATGCCCGAGGAAGGCGGCGAGATGGCGACCGTCGGTCCCGACACCGTCCTGCCACCGGGCGGCGTGGTCAACGTGGTGGGACCGCGCGATGTCGTGGAGGCCGTGACCGCGGAGCTCGGCCACACCTCCTCGATCGACATCGTGCAGGACCGCAGGCAACTGGACTACCGGCGCATGATCCTGTCGAACCCGAAGCTCGCCGGTCGCGCGATCGCGAGTCTCGGGCTGCGTGAGCAGTACGGCGCCACGATCGCGCGGGTGCGCCGTGGCGACGTCGAGTTCGTCGGAACCGGCGACGTGGTCCTGCAGTTGGGCGACCGGCTGCGGGTCGTGGGCCCCCGCGACGCGATGGGCGCCCTGACGGAGCTGATCGGCGACTCCGAGCGGGGTGTCGCCGACATCAACCCCTTCGCGCTCGGAGTGGGGATCGCCGCCGGGCTCGGGCTCGGCGCCATCCAGGTGCCGCTCCCCGGCGGCGGCACGTTCGCGCTGGGCGCGGCGGCCGGTGCCCTCATCATGGGCCTCATCTTCGGCCGGGTCCGCCGCATCGGCCCGATCTCCACGACGCTGCCCACGACGGCGGCCAACGTGCTGTCCGAACTCGGGCTGGTGCTGTTCCTCGCCTTCGCGGGCACCAAGGCGGGTTCGCTCATCGTCTCGGCGATCGTTTCGGGGGAGATCCTGTCGCTGCTGCTGCTCGGATTCGTGATCACCACGATCGTCGTGGCGGGCACCTTCCTCGTCGCGCGGTACGCGTTCCGCACCGGCGGCACGCGGCTGGCCGGTGTCGTCTCCGGCGTGCAGACCAACCCGGCCCTGCTCGCCTTCGCGAACACCCGCACCGGATACGACGTGCGCGTCGCGTTGGCCTACAGCCTGGTGTACCCCGCCGCGATGGTGGTGAAGATCCTGCTGGCGCAGGTGCTGGTCACCCTCTGACCCGCCCGCGAACCCGTGAGACCACAGCTGGTCGCCGAGCCAGTGGGAACTTCCCAGGGTCTCGGCGACCAGGTGTCGTTTCACCGGGAGA is drawn from Microbacterium sp. zg-B96 and contains these coding sequences:
- a CDS encoding SseB family protein, which gives rise to MALFSRRDKKTSTPEGDEATDVAPESETPAAPEPDVPQVNISVSTFGKPAPRPAAAPTAQPGVRRVLRGPAEAPERTETVPGLPDNVLVRDALAALPEEPGAADIVAIMRQLLQGHLFVRVRGDARAQLAEGKDLTMAVSAVGDDRYLLAFTGGEALQASVSSDGDAQTSAMGQPAPAILRNVVAGPYAGIILDHASPGRRIILPRALVEKALAEVDPASTIKNLLAAPRTDQTAVQIAEALTTTRMWVAAGSVPGEDKRLGVSEVRGTDGARHLEVFTHPLEVAVLGRGDRAVPLTPEQLAKAIAADEGLSGVVIDPAGPWIQLERAQLESLLALAA
- the ligD gene encoding non-homologous end-joining DNA ligase, coding for MASERITLTIPGPDGDRELGLSSPNRVLWPEPGITKHELAEYVIAVAGPFLSANGNRPISLERFPGGIDGERFFSKNPPKGAPEYVDEVMCTYNSGRRHPQVVLREAAAIAWAVQMNTVVFHPWASLADDTDNPVELRIDLDPQPGTDFADAAAVAPALRDVLAEAGLTAFLKTSGNRGIHVFCPIEPTHEFLEVRHAVIAAGRELERRMPDKVTMNWWKEERGERIFIDFNQANRDRTMAGAYSPRALPGATVATPITWDELAAGVDPAAFTIRTVPERLADIGDPWADLQASPGRIDTLLKWWERDVAEGLGELPFPPEFPKMPGEPPRVQPSRARQPEAG
- a CDS encoding AI-2E family transporter: MGLFNREPRSVRLDAPLRLDPGSSVNLAAGRAPWSLWADGMGKLSIRALQLILVVVVAAAVFLGIQQITVVTIPLVLALILASAFAPVMSWMRRHGVPAVLATLITLLAIVAVLGGITWLIVWAVRDQWSALYGQAEEGIQSVVAWVSSLNLNIDQAQIDEWIGTVTDFVTSAQFGSGALAGVGAVANFITGLVLLVTMLFFFLKDGPQMWAFLLRPFRGENYERAVRIGDKTVSTLGSYVRGTAAVAAVDAIGIGIGLWILQVPLWLPLSVLVFVLAFIPIVGATVAGILAALVALVANGWVVALIVVGIVVLVNQLEGNFLQPVLMGRSMKLHAFVILIALTIGTVLSGIIGAILAVPITAVAWGAVQVWDGESTPARWARRKPSEADAGSPERWRARKRKKDAAGSAVPVVTHPAP
- a CDS encoding ATP-dependent DNA ligase; this translates as MYDIPAPMLAKSVPDIPDRDGLSFEPKWDGFRALVAWDGSDVEIGSRGAKPLTRYFPELVDAFARLLPEPCLVDGEIVVAVGEPGAQRLDWPTLSQRIHPAASRVTLLSQQTPAMFIAFDLLARGDRDLQDRPFAERRAELVDLLGSLPAPVHVTRTTEDAARARRWLAEFEGAGLDGVVAKGLDQPYAPGKRTMLKIKHARTADVVALGYRIHKSGQGVGSLLVGLYGQDGELHNVGGVAAFSDRRRLELIDELAPLVETDAAGGAVTGETERSRFSGAKDVSFVRLRPERVLEVRYDQLEGWRFRHTVQFERWRPDRDPLSCTFEQLETVSAYDLADVLQ
- a CDS encoding TrkA C-terminal domain-containing protein, with amino-acid sequence MRPVFEFLAAQPVLTAFLLVGLGSAVGRIRIAGVSLGAIGVLFGAMALTAWGVALGVPIELPATIGDTGLVLFAFCVGLIAGPGFGHALRTAYPLLLAVTGCLVVAAAAAFFVGRAMGVSPMTIAGTFAGALTNTPALAATGGSPEATVGYASAYVFGVVGAMVAVGLALRHRASDTDAQPPLIDKAVHIDTTERPTAATLSHRHGGRVTFSRLMPEEGGEMATVGPDTVLPPGGVVNVVGPRDVVEAVTAELGHTSSIDIVQDRRQLDYRRMILSNPKLAGRAIASLGLREQYGATIARVRRGDVEFVGTGDVVLQLGDRLRVVGPRDAMGALTELIGDSERGVADINPFALGVGIAAGLGLGAIQVPLPGGGTFALGAAAGALIMGLIFGRVRRIGPISTTLPTTAANVLSELGLVLFLAFAGTKAGSLIVSAIVSGEILSLLLLGFVITTIVVAGTFLVARYAFRTGGTRLAGVVSGVQTNPALLAFANTRTGYDVRVALAYSLVYPAAMVVKILLAQVLVTL